A single region of the Malus sylvestris chromosome 8, drMalSylv7.2, whole genome shotgun sequence genome encodes:
- the LOC126632516 gene encoding uncharacterized protein LOC126632516 isoform X2, with translation MGKGKLVNSDTKSPQKLLPQKIGKVKPHGKMTLKPLYPATGKTVVVVESATKAKVIQGYLGDMFEVLPSYGHVRDLAARSGSVRPDDEFSMVWEVPSAAWTHLKTIKVALTGAETLILASDPDREGEAIAWHIIEMLQQQDALREDITVARVVFHEITEASIKSALQTPREIDENLVHAYLARRALDYLIGFNISPLLWRKLPGCQSAGRVQSAALALLCDREMEIDEFKPQEYWTTAVELKKKEKGSSANAPSFPAHLTHYDSKKLNQFSISSHTEAKVIEQQINSEIFQVVNSKKSKMRKNPPTPYITSTLQQDAANKLHFNAAYTMKLAQKLYEGVQLSDGKAAGLITYTRTDGLHISDEACKDVRSLVIERYGQNFASETARKFFKKVKNAQEAHEAIRPTDVRRLPSLLHGILDEDSLKLYTLIWCRTVACQMEPATIEQIQLDIGNAGESIVFRSSCSRVEFPGYQAVFEDVEAQAVKYKEQEGKSHDEPFVLLNSLKRGDPLCIGKVELKEHHTQPPPRYSEAALVKKLEELGIGRPSTYASTLKVLQDRNYVTVKSRVLHPEFRGRMVSAFLCHHFSEVTDYSFTADMENELDNVSAGLTEWKGLLKDYWTRFSTYCERTSTVHIHQVEKMMEKKFGDFLFASLPDQSRTCPCCMEGSLIFKVSRFGAGYFIGCDQHPKCKYIAKTLYGEEEEEEDGPKKNSSMEEPKLLGLSPGSNEKVLLKKGPYGCYVQLGEDRKTNAPKRANVSHIKDVNSITLEYALELLRYPVTLGDHPADGQPVILKVAKVGFAVRHRRTIASVPKDMKPTEITLEGALKLLSGKDVRKCGRPTRKQIEEAQAAL, from the exons ATGGGAAAGGGAAAATTGGTAAATTCAGATACTAAGTCGCCACAGAAACTTTTACCACAAAAAATAGGCAAAGTGAAACCTCATGGAAAAATGACACTGAAGCCGCTTTACCCCGCAACTGGGAAAACTGTCGTGGTGGTGGAGTCTGCTACAAAAGCGAAGGTCATTCAGGGTTATCTTGGTGATATGTTTGAAGTTCTTCCTAGCTATGGTCATGTAAGGGACTTGGCTGCTAGGTCAGGATCTGTACGGCCTGATGATGAGTTCAGTATGGTGTGGGAAGTTCCATCTGCTGCCTGGACTCATCTGAAAACTATAAAGGTTGCACTAACAGG AGCAGAAACTCTTATTCTTGCATCAGATCCTGATCGTGAAGGAGAGGCTATTGCTTGGCATATTATTGAGATGCTGCAACAACAGGATGCTTTACGTGAAGATATTACTGTAGCCAGGGTTGTTTTTCATGAAATCACTGAGGCCTCTATCAAAAGCGCGCTGCAAACTCCACGAGAAATTGATGAGAACTTGGTCCATGCTTACCTTGCACGGCGTGCTCTTGATTATTTGATTGGATTTAACATTTCACCACTGTTATGGAGGAAACTACCAGGTTGCCAGTCTGCGGGGCGAGTCCAATCTGCTGCATTGGCTCTTCTGTGCGATAGAGAAATGGAAATTGATGAATTTAAACCGCAGGAATATTGGACTACTGCAgttgaattgaagaaaaaagaaaagggttcATCAGCGAATGCCCCATCCTTCCCAGCACACTTGACCCATTATGATTCCAAAAAGTTAAATCAATTTTCTATCAGTTCTCATACCGAGGCTAAAGTAATTGAACAGCAGATTAATTCAGAAATTTTTCAAGTTGTCAATTCTAAGAAAAGCAAAATGCGGAAGAATCCTCCCACGCCATATATAACATCCACACTTCAGCAGGATGCTGCAAACAAATTGCATTTCAATGCAGCATATACAATGAAG CTTGCACAAAAACTTTACGAGGGGGTTCAGTTATCTGATGGTAAAGCAGCGGGTTTGATCACTTACACCCGAACAGATGGACTACAT ATTTCTGATGAAGCCTGTAAGGATGTGCGCTCCTTGGTCATTGAAAG GTATGGACAGAATTTTGCATCAGAAACTGCACGCAAATTTTTTAAGAAAGTGAAGAATGCTCAAGAGGCCCATGAAGCAATTAGACCCACTGATGTTCGAAGATTGCCAT CATTGCTTCATGGGATACTTGATGAAGATTCCCTGAAGTTGTACACTCTAATTTGGTGTCGGACAGTGGCATGTCAGATGGAGCCTGCTACAATTGAGCAG ATACAACTTGATATTGGAAATGCTGGCGAGTCCATTGTTTTCCGCTCTTCGTGCTCAAGGGTTGAGTTTCCTGGATATCAGGCAGTCTTTGAG GATGTGGAAGCTCAAGCAGTCAAATATAAAGAACAGGAAGGGAAGAGTCATGATGAACCCTTTGTACTTCTTAATTCTTTGAAG CGTGGGGATCCATTATGTATTGGTAAAGTGGAACTCAAGGAGCACCATACTCAACCTCCTCCCCGCTACTCTGAGGCAGCACTg GTTAAGAAATTGGAGGAGCTTGGGATTGGAAGACCTTCAACATATGCTAGCACTTTGAAGGTTTTACAG GATAGAAACTACGTGACAGTTAAAAGCCGTGTATTACATCCAGAATTTCGTGGTCGTATG GTGTCAGCATTTCTCTGCCACCATTTTTCCGAGGTCACAGATTACAGTTTTACTGCTGACATGGAGAATGAG CTTGATAATGTGTCTGCTGGCTTAACTGAATGGAAAGGCCTCCTAAAAGATTATTGGACCCGATTCAGCACTTATTGTGAGCGTACCAGCACTGTTCATATTCATCAG GTAGAGAAGATgatggaaaaaaaatttggagaCTTCTTGTTTGCTTCTCTTCCTGACCAAAGCAGGACATGCCCATG TTGTATGGAAGGCAGTTTGATTTTCAAAGTGAGTCGGTTCGGTGCAGGCTATTTTATAGGTTGTGATCAACACCCGAAGTGCAA ATACATTGCTAAGACATTATacggtgaagaagaagaagaagaagatggtccAAAAAAGAACAGCAGCATGGAGGAACCAAAACTGCTAGGACTAAGTCCAGGCTCCAATGAAAAG GTTCTTCTGAAGAAAGGTCCTTACGGATGCTATGTACAACTTGGTGAAGACAGGAAGACTAATGCACCTAAACGAGCCAACGTATCCCAT ATAAAGGATGTGAATTCGATTACCCTTGAATATGCACTGGAGTTGCTGCGATATCCTGTGACTTTG gGAGACCATCCAGCGGATGGACAACCAGTCATTTTAAAGGTGGCAAAGGTTGGGTTTGCAGTTAGACATCGGCGCACAATTGCTTCTGTTCCTAAG GATATGAAACCCACTGAAATCACCCTCGAGGGCGCATTGAAGCTTTTGTCTGGTAAGGATGTAAGAAAATGTGGTCGACCTACGAGAAAACAAATTGAAGAAGCCCAAGCAGCCCTATGA
- the LOC126632516 gene encoding uncharacterized protein LOC126632516 isoform X1, with protein sequence MAMIHFQRTFSLSTVPASSLIFSNTLASSALRLRRSMAKMQWRAFEAYPCACLPSSLNLTANVYRNCSQLRLKKSGVSSMITANHSKFGPNFHSFRRSGDGSEHAFTIRSHLKHGSLNSFGPAGIISFVSFKNSCRLGLTNHSAGAFPKRFFSQVPSVIYKGENVGVQDGRNSGNTFFFRKLNKRKKREKALAAQSKTKATDSSISKDVDVEALTEQQVGSEKGAGKLGSLVSNSPISNDTKVSKVKGKKRSKSKKTKEQISAANPPGEAATTHSSKVTSQPKKSGSTKRSEKSADVSELNLGAKTPGEVADGSSTKPQPKKKGGNSMGKGKLVNSDTKSPQKLLPQKIGKVKPHGKMTLKPLYPATGKTVVVVESATKAKVIQGYLGDMFEVLPSYGHVRDLAARSGSVRPDDEFSMVWEVPSAAWTHLKTIKVALTGAETLILASDPDREGEAIAWHIIEMLQQQDALREDITVARVVFHEITEASIKSALQTPREIDENLVHAYLARRALDYLIGFNISPLLWRKLPGCQSAGRVQSAALALLCDREMEIDEFKPQEYWTTAVELKKKEKGSSANAPSFPAHLTHYDSKKLNQFSISSHTEAKVIEQQINSEIFQVVNSKKSKMRKNPPTPYITSTLQQDAANKLHFNAAYTMKLAQKLYEGVQLSDGKAAGLITYTRTDGLHISDEACKDVRSLVIERYGQNFASETARKFFKKVKNAQEAHEAIRPTDVRRLPSLLHGILDEDSLKLYTLIWCRTVACQMEPATIEQIQLDIGNAGESIVFRSSCSRVEFPGYQAVFEDVEAQAVKYKEQEGKSHDEPFVLLNSLKRGDPLCIGKVELKEHHTQPPPRYSEAALVKKLEELGIGRPSTYASTLKVLQDRNYVTVKSRVLHPEFRGRMVSAFLCHHFSEVTDYSFTADMENELDNVSAGLTEWKGLLKDYWTRFSTYCERTSTVHIHQVEKMMEKKFGDFLFASLPDQSRTCPCCMEGSLIFKVSRFGAGYFIGCDQHPKCKYIAKTLYGEEEEEEDGPKKNSSMEEPKLLGLSPGSNEKVLLKKGPYGCYVQLGEDRKTNAPKRANVSHIKDVNSITLEYALELLRYPVTLGDHPADGQPVILKVAKVGFAVRHRRTIASVPKDMKPTEITLEGALKLLSGKDVRKCGRPTRKQIEEAQAAL encoded by the exons ATGGCGATGATACATTTTCAACGGACCTTTTCACTGTCCACCGTCCCCGCTTCCTCCTTGATTTTCTCAAACACCTTAGCTTCCTCCGCCCTGCGTCTCCGCCGCTCCATGGCCAAG ATGCAGTGGAGGGCGTTTGAGGCTTATCCATGTGCTTGCTTACCATCTTCGCTGAATTTGACAGCAAATGTATACAGAAATTGTTCTCAGCTTAGGTTAAAGAAATCCGGAGTTTCTTCCATGATCACGGCCAACCATTCGAAGTTTGGGCCAAATTTTCATTCTTTCAGAAGAAGCGGTGATGGGTCTGAACATGCTTTTACCATTCGTTCTCATTTAAAACATGGTTCGCTTAATTCTTTCGGGCCTGCTGGTATTATCAGTTTTGTCTCTTTTAAGAATAGTTGCAGATTAGGTTTAACTAATCATAGCGCGGGAGCTTTTCCCAAGAGGTTTTTCTCTCAAGTTCCATCTGTTATATACAAAGGAGAGAATGTGGGTGTCCAAGATGGCAGGAATAGTggaaatacattttttttcagaaaGCTTAACAAACGCAAGAAACGGGAAAAGGCATTAGCAGCTCAAAGCAAAACCAAAGCTACTGATTCTAGCATCTCCAAAGATGTTGATGTAGAAGCTTTAACCGAACAGCAAGTTGGAAGTGAGAAGGGGGCTGGAAAATTGGGatctttggtttccaattctcCTATAAGTAATGATACCAAGGTCTCTAAAGTCAAAGGGAAAAAGAGGTCAAAAAGCAAGAAAACTAAAGAACAAATTTCTGCCGCAAATCCTCCAGGAGAAGCGGCTACAACACACAGTTCTAAGGTTACTTCTCAACCGAAGAAATCTGGTAGTACCAAAAGAAGCGAAAAGTCGGCGGATGTTTCAGAG TTGAATCTCGGTGCGAAAACTCCCGGAGAAGTTGCTGATGGTTCTTCAACAAAACCCCAGCCAAAGAAGAAAGGCGGGAACTCTATGGGAAAGGGAAAATTGGTAAATTCAGATACTAAGTCGCCACAGAAACTTTTACCACAAAAAATAGGCAAAGTGAAACCTCATGGAAAAATGACACTGAAGCCGCTTTACCCCGCAACTGGGAAAACTGTCGTGGTGGTGGAGTCTGCTACAAAAGCGAAGGTCATTCAGGGTTATCTTGGTGATATGTTTGAAGTTCTTCCTAGCTATGGTCATGTAAGGGACTTGGCTGCTAGGTCAGGATCTGTACGGCCTGATGATGAGTTCAGTATGGTGTGGGAAGTTCCATCTGCTGCCTGGACTCATCTGAAAACTATAAAGGTTGCACTAACAGG AGCAGAAACTCTTATTCTTGCATCAGATCCTGATCGTGAAGGAGAGGCTATTGCTTGGCATATTATTGAGATGCTGCAACAACAGGATGCTTTACGTGAAGATATTACTGTAGCCAGGGTTGTTTTTCATGAAATCACTGAGGCCTCTATCAAAAGCGCGCTGCAAACTCCACGAGAAATTGATGAGAACTTGGTCCATGCTTACCTTGCACGGCGTGCTCTTGATTATTTGATTGGATTTAACATTTCACCACTGTTATGGAGGAAACTACCAGGTTGCCAGTCTGCGGGGCGAGTCCAATCTGCTGCATTGGCTCTTCTGTGCGATAGAGAAATGGAAATTGATGAATTTAAACCGCAGGAATATTGGACTACTGCAgttgaattgaagaaaaaagaaaagggttcATCAGCGAATGCCCCATCCTTCCCAGCACACTTGACCCATTATGATTCCAAAAAGTTAAATCAATTTTCTATCAGTTCTCATACCGAGGCTAAAGTAATTGAACAGCAGATTAATTCAGAAATTTTTCAAGTTGTCAATTCTAAGAAAAGCAAAATGCGGAAGAATCCTCCCACGCCATATATAACATCCACACTTCAGCAGGATGCTGCAAACAAATTGCATTTCAATGCAGCATATACAATGAAG CTTGCACAAAAACTTTACGAGGGGGTTCAGTTATCTGATGGTAAAGCAGCGGGTTTGATCACTTACACCCGAACAGATGGACTACAT ATTTCTGATGAAGCCTGTAAGGATGTGCGCTCCTTGGTCATTGAAAG GTATGGACAGAATTTTGCATCAGAAACTGCACGCAAATTTTTTAAGAAAGTGAAGAATGCTCAAGAGGCCCATGAAGCAATTAGACCCACTGATGTTCGAAGATTGCCAT CATTGCTTCATGGGATACTTGATGAAGATTCCCTGAAGTTGTACACTCTAATTTGGTGTCGGACAGTGGCATGTCAGATGGAGCCTGCTACAATTGAGCAG ATACAACTTGATATTGGAAATGCTGGCGAGTCCATTGTTTTCCGCTCTTCGTGCTCAAGGGTTGAGTTTCCTGGATATCAGGCAGTCTTTGAG GATGTGGAAGCTCAAGCAGTCAAATATAAAGAACAGGAAGGGAAGAGTCATGATGAACCCTTTGTACTTCTTAATTCTTTGAAG CGTGGGGATCCATTATGTATTGGTAAAGTGGAACTCAAGGAGCACCATACTCAACCTCCTCCCCGCTACTCTGAGGCAGCACTg GTTAAGAAATTGGAGGAGCTTGGGATTGGAAGACCTTCAACATATGCTAGCACTTTGAAGGTTTTACAG GATAGAAACTACGTGACAGTTAAAAGCCGTGTATTACATCCAGAATTTCGTGGTCGTATG GTGTCAGCATTTCTCTGCCACCATTTTTCCGAGGTCACAGATTACAGTTTTACTGCTGACATGGAGAATGAG CTTGATAATGTGTCTGCTGGCTTAACTGAATGGAAAGGCCTCCTAAAAGATTATTGGACCCGATTCAGCACTTATTGTGAGCGTACCAGCACTGTTCATATTCATCAG GTAGAGAAGATgatggaaaaaaaatttggagaCTTCTTGTTTGCTTCTCTTCCTGACCAAAGCAGGACATGCCCATG TTGTATGGAAGGCAGTTTGATTTTCAAAGTGAGTCGGTTCGGTGCAGGCTATTTTATAGGTTGTGATCAACACCCGAAGTGCAA ATACATTGCTAAGACATTATacggtgaagaagaagaagaagaagatggtccAAAAAAGAACAGCAGCATGGAGGAACCAAAACTGCTAGGACTAAGTCCAGGCTCCAATGAAAAG GTTCTTCTGAAGAAAGGTCCTTACGGATGCTATGTACAACTTGGTGAAGACAGGAAGACTAATGCACCTAAACGAGCCAACGTATCCCAT ATAAAGGATGTGAATTCGATTACCCTTGAATATGCACTGGAGTTGCTGCGATATCCTGTGACTTTG gGAGACCATCCAGCGGATGGACAACCAGTCATTTTAAAGGTGGCAAAGGTTGGGTTTGCAGTTAGACATCGGCGCACAATTGCTTCTGTTCCTAAG GATATGAAACCCACTGAAATCACCCTCGAGGGCGCATTGAAGCTTTTGTCTGGTAAGGATGTAAGAAAATGTGGTCGACCTACGAGAAAACAAATTGAAGAAGCCCAAGCAGCCCTATGA